The Diadema setosum chromosome 1, eeDiaSeto1, whole genome shotgun sequence genome has a window encoding:
- the LOC140246795 gene encoding mediator of RNA polymerase II transcription subunit 6-like: MSSDDNPLHISWHDSAWIPHLNEANVLEYFSNRSNPFYDRTCNNEIIKMQRVNPEQLKSMTGLEYELLHVQKPILYVVRKQHRHSPEETTPLADYYIIAGRIYQAPDLCSVINARMTTAVHNIQTAFEECISYSRYHPSKGYWWEFKEKDNETETKKRKKPKEELSSVFQRKRVDVLLGDLSRKFPFKVIQPKPGDRPVPVDGSAMEAPSSRVIPKEEVKEENNQSQNNANSATVGASMPGPTSGMSGAVGANVSSVGGGIPGAGGGGGGGGSSSGLGGAGSIGGGAGSFFTSGGPSGMKPSMAKKRKLMGK; the protein is encoded by the exons ATGTCTTCTGACG ACAACCCACTCCATATTTCCTGGCACGACTCGGCTTGGATCCCTCACTTGAATGAAGCCAATGTTTTGGAGTACTTCTCCAACCGGAGTAATCCCTTTTATGACCGCACCTGCAACAATGAGATCATTAAAATGCAGAGGGTCAACCCAGAGCAACTCAA ATCCATGACGGGTCTGGAGTATGAGCTGCTCCATGTACAGAAGCCAATCTTATATGTTGTGAGGAAGCAACATCGACATTCCCCAGAGGAGACAACACCTCTGGCAGACTATTACATCATCGCTGGCAGGATCTACCAGGCCCCTGACCTGTGCTCTGTAATCAATGCCAGAATG ACCACCGCAGTCCACAACATTCAGACAGCTTTTGAGGAATGTATATCTTACTCGAGATATCACCCAAGTAAAGGATATTGGTGGGAATTCAAGGAAAAGGACAATGAAACAG AGACAAAGAAGCGGAAGAAACCCAAAGAAGAGCTGAGCTCGGTGTTTCAGCGGAAGAGAGTAGATGTCCTGCTGGGAGACCTCTCCCGCAAGTTTCCTTTCAAAGTCATTCAg CCCAAACCTGGGGACAGGCCGGTGCCCGTCGATGGTTCAGCCATGGAAGCACCCTCCTCTAGAGTGATCCCCAAAGAGGAAGTGAAGGAGGAGAACAACCAGTCTCAGAACAATGCAAACAGTGCCACAGTGGGTGCCAGCATGCCGGGACCAACGAGTGGGATGAGTGGAGCAGTGGGGGCAAACGTTAGCAGTGTTGGTGGGGGAATTCCAGGggctggtggtggtggtggaggtggtGGCAGTAGTAGTGGGCTGGGAGGAGCAGGGAGTATTGGGGGTGGAGCGGGCAGTTTCTTCACCAGTGGAGGACCCTCAGGCATGAAACCATCCATGGCTAAGAAGAGGAAGCTCATGGGCAAATGA